In Brachypodium distachyon strain Bd21 chromosome 2, Brachypodium_distachyon_v3.0, whole genome shotgun sequence, one genomic interval encodes:
- the LOC100839296 gene encoding coatomer subunit beta-2 produces MDKPCTLLVHFDKGSAAMANEIKADLEGSDVAAKVEAMKRAVMLLLNGETLPQLFITVVRYVLPSEDHTIQKLLLLYLEIIDKRDAAGRVLPEMILICQNLRNNLQHPNEYIRGVTLRFLCRLSEPEVLEPLVPSILENLEHRHHFIRRHALSAISAIYRLPHGDQLIPDAPELVERALASEQDASARRNAFLMLCLCGQERAVAYLFSNAERVTEWPDLLQMAAVDLIRKVCRSPNRADKGRYIKIIISLLSSPSTAVVYECAGALVSLSSAPTAVRAAANTYCQLLSSQSDNNVRLILLDRLNELRTSHRDVMVDVVMDVLRALASPNLDVKRKVLDLVLDLLTPRNVEEVVLYLKKEVVKTQSGELEKGGEYRQMLVQAIHACAVEFPEVAGSVVHLLMDFLGDTNVAAAVDVVLFVREIIETNPKLRVSMIQRLIDTFYQIRASRVCSIALWILGEYSLSLSEVESAIATIKQCLGDLPFFTVSEEGETTDSTKPTQPMVNSVTVSSRRPVVLADGTYATQSAATEAISTPSVTPGSLASTLNLRSLILSGDFFLAAVVACTLTKLILRLEEVQPSKVEANKACTGALLVMTSILQLGLSSYLPQPIDNDSYDRIVLCVRLLCNTGDDVRKIWLQSCRQSFAKMLAEKQFRETEEMKAKAQISHAQPDDLIDFYHLKSRRGMTQLELEDEVQDDLKAATGGFTKETDDANRLNRILQLTGFSDPVYAEAFVTVHHYDIVLDVTVINRTKETLQNLCLELATMGDLKLVDRPQNYTLAPESSKQIRANIKVSSTETGVIFGNIVYETSNVMERSVVVLNDIHIDIMDYISPATCADVTFRNMWAEFEWENKVAVNTVIQDEKEFLNHVIKSTNMKCLTPPSALDGECGFLAANLYAKSVFGEDALVNISIEKQADGKLSGYIRIRSKTQGIALSLGDKITLKQKGGS; encoded by the exons ATGGACAAGCCGTGCACGCTGCTGGTCCACTTCGACAAGGgctccgccgccatggccaacGAGATCAAGGCGGATCTGGAGGGCAGCGACGTCGCGGCCAAGGTCGAGGCCATGAAGCGCGCCGTCATGCTCCTCCTCAATGGCGAGACCCTGCCGCAGCTCTTCATCACCGTCGTCCGCTACGTCCTCCCCTCCGAGGACCACACCATCCAGAAGCTGCTCCTCCTCTACCTCGAGATCATTGACAAGCGCGACGCAGCCGGCCGCGTCCTCCCTGAGATGATCCTCATCTGCCAGAACCTCCGCAACAACCTGCAGCACCCCAACGAGTACATCCGCGGCGTCACGCTGCGGTTCCTCTGCCGCCTCTCCGAGCCGGAGGTGCTCGAGCCGCTCGTCCCTTCCATCCTCGAGAATCTCGAGCACCGCCACCACTTCATCCGCCGCCATGCGCTCTCCGCGATCTCGGCGATCTACCGCCTCCCGCACGGCGACCAGCTCATCCCCGATGCCCCTGAGCTCGTTGAGCGCGCGCTCGCGTCGGAGCAGGACGCTTCTGCCCGGCGGAACGCGTTCCTCATGCTCTGCCTCTGTGGGCAGGAACGTGCCGTGGCATACCTCTTCTCCAACGCTGAACGTGTCACCGAGTGGCCCGATCTCCTGCAGATGGCCGCGGTCGACCTCATCAGAAAGGTCTGCCGCTCTCCAAACCGTGCCGACAAGGGCAGGTATATCAAGATCATCATCTCCCTCCTTTCCTCTCCAAGCACAGCGGTTGTGTATGAGTGCGCAGGTGCTCTCGTGTCGCTTTCCTCAGCACCCACTGCGGTGCGGGCTGCTGCCAACACATACTGCCAGCTGCTCTCATCGCAGAGTGACAACAATGTGAGGCTCATTCTCCTGGACCGCCTGAATGAGCTGCGCACATCGCACCGGGATGTGATGGTGGATGTAGTAATGGATGTGCTGCGTGCACTTGCCAGCCCGAACTTAGATGTCAAGAGGAAGGTACTGGATTTGGTGCTGGATCTGCTCACTCCCCGTAATGTCGAGGAGGTGGTGCTTTACCTCAAGAAGGAGGTGGTCAAGACGCAATCGGGGGAGCTTGAGAAGGGTGGCGAGTACCGGCAGATGCTGGTGCAGGCCATCCATGCATGTGCGGTGGAGTTCCCAGAGGTTGCTGGATCAGTGGTGCACCTCCTTATGGACTTTCTTGGTGACACTAATGTGGCAGCAGCAGTTGATGTTGTGTTGTTTGTGCGTGAGATCATTGAGACCAATCCCAAGCTGCGTGTGTCCATGATCCAGAGGCTGATCGATACCTTCTATCAGATCCGAGCATCCCGTGTCTGCTCAATTGCTCTCTGGATTCTTGGAGAGTACTCCCTATCGTTATCAGAGGTTGAGAGTGCCATTGCCACCATCAAGCAGTGCCTTGGGGATCTACCATTCTTCACTGTCTCGGAGGAAGGGGAGACAACTGATTCCACCAAGCCAACCCAGCCGATGGTGAACTCTGTCACTGTATCTTCGAGACGGCCGGTTGTTCTTGCAGACGGCACTTATGCCACACAGAGTGCTGCTACTGAAGCCATTTCGACTCCATCAGTCACTCCTGGATCATTAGCATCAACCCTGAATCTCCGATCACTCATTCTTTCCGGCGATTTCTTCTTGGCTGCAGTTGTTGCCTGTACACTTACCAAACTTATACTGAGGCTAGAGGAGGTGCAACCATCAAAGGTTGAAGCAAACAAAGCTTGTACTGGGGCCTTGTTGGTCATGACGTCCATTCTGCAGCTCGGGCTTTCCTCCTACCTTCCCCAGCCAATTGATAATGATTCATATGACAGGATTGTGCTTTGCGTGAGGTTGCTTTGCAATACTGGTGATGATGTGAGAAAGATTTGGCTGCAGTCATGTAGACAGAGTTTTGCCAAGATGCTTGCTGAGAAGCAATTCAGGGAGACAGAGGAGATGAAGGCCAAGGCACAGATCTCTCATGCCCAGCCAGATGATCTTATTGATTTCTACCACCTGAAGAGCAGAAGA GGCATGACCCAGCTTGAGTTGGAAGATGAGGTCCAGGATGATTTGAAGGCTGCAACTGGTGGATTTACTAAGGAAACAGATGATGCAAACAGACTCAATCGCATTCTTCAGTTGACTGGGTTCAGTGATCCTGTATATGCTGAAGCATTTGTGACAGTTCATCATTATGATATTGTACTTGATGTTACTGTCATTAACCGTACAAAGGAGACACTTCAGAACCTGTGCTTGGAATTGGCTACAATGGGAGATCTCAAACTTGTTGATCGCCCTCAGAACTACACTTTGGCTCCTGAATCGAGCAAGCAAATACGTGCTAATATAAAGGTTTCTTCAACAGAGACTGGAGTCATATTTGGTAACATAGTTTACGAGACTTCTAATGTGATGGAGCGATCAGTGGTTGTCCTAAATGATATTCACATTGACATCATGGATTACATCTCACCTGCTACATGTGCAGATGTTACTTTCCGTAACATGTGGGCTGAATTTGAGTGGGAAAACAAG GTTGCAGTCAATACGGTGATTCAAGATGAGAAGGAATTCTTGAATCATGTTATCAAGTCGACAAACATGAAGTGTCTAACACCTCC GTCTGCGCTTGATGGGGAGTGTGGTTTTCTCGCTGCTAACCTTTACGCGAAGAGTGTGTTTGGTGAAGATGCTTTGGTGAATATAAGCATCGAAAAGCAAGCTGATGGCAAGCTCAGTGGTTACATCAGAATAAGGAGCAAGACCCAAGGAATTGCGCTCAGTTTGGGAGACAAGATTACCCTCAAGCAGAAGGGAGGCAGTTAA